In the Cryptococcus neoformans var. neoformans JEC21 chromosome 1, complete sequence genome, one interval contains:
- a CDS encoding amino acid/metabolite permease, putative — protein MSKRLPPSSVVASQDETAYLESSTSFTIPPTPCNSCNDLDTPDNQSIPISHTSTRKLSDAVYDPPLGSDLHIPLPGDTPTSSVRRISVSSHSSSYLLPNPTLSMTKSHDIPYSSRPIPAPPITIRHDQISNQPSRKISGDAISPVTELSHLPSPPAVKFGMDLRQNESRGSASQEDIDAQRLQALGYNAVLGRDYTFWSSLAISWLNIGALQGTIFAVSGTYNYGGPVMILVAWPISGVLTYFMTLTLSELASAYPVAGAMFSWSWKAARGGIGGERGWAWIVSGFVMGGHVGNLLLVTWEIANIVVGTISLSLDYQKRNWHNCLLFLGVLVIVGLIGSTGWGQSHCFWLCSGAFGFSMWLVLCITLLATNATKHDPGEMFKQFYNTTGWSSKPYVYILGWQYTSIASGADASAHMAEETQNPSRNVPNAMTTSVIGTYVLGYISIVLLLLSISPEDAATVKSHSFAFGYILTKAISKPGAITVCCLMVIVLILQVLAQLQASSRFVFALARENGMPFSSIIRKTNSHRRPVFAVWLVVILCLPFACLTLASESTLYSVLAVTACTLSYVGYAIPISLYLVSRINLQTEGRSLWSLRKWSKPVAIVGLLYALGLVVTQTFPGSTPVKASTMSWSPVIITGTGIMCYVTWKCYGDRHFAGPIRAITKWESGMEIDLSTTLASSRSRHSGSPHAHVMDQVTNDSLKLALSPYPPSGTEGTGADVMVQSAAGSGMTSEGEWTSASESNDTISAWTENRDENRTRATRSVGNGGIR, from the exons ATGTCGAAACGgcttcctccatcctctgtCGTGGCTTCACAGGATGAGACGGCTTATCTCGAGTCCTCTACATCCTTCACCATTCCTCCCACTCCTTGTAATTCCTGCAATGACCTCGATACTCCCGACAACCAATCCATACCCATTTCACATACATCAACGCGCAAACTGTCAGATGCAGTATACGACCCGCCACTTGGCAGCGATTTACATATCCCGTTACCAGGCGATACTCCTACATCGTCAGTACGCCGGATATCCGTCTCCtctcattcttcatcatatCTTTTACCAAACCCAACCTTATCAATGACAAAATCACACGACATACCCTATTCCTCCAGACCCATACCAGCTCCACCTATAACCATCCGTCATGATCAGATATCAAACCAGCCGTCCCGCAAAATTAGTGGAGATGCGATTTCCCCTGTCACTGAACTTTCACATCTaccctctcctcctgccGTCAAATTTGGGATGGACTTGAGGCAGAATGAGAGCAGGGGTTCGGCATCACAGGAAGATATCGACGCCCAAAGGCTGCAGGCATTAGGGTACAACGCGGTTTTGGGCAGAGATTACACTTTTTGGTCCAGTCTGGCTATCAGTTGGCTAAATATCGGCGCATTGCAG GGCACCATCTTTGCTGTGTCTGGTACTTACAACTACGGAGGGCCCGTTATGATCCTTGTTGCCTGGCCCATTTCCGGCGTATTGACTTATTTCATGACTCTTACCCTGTCTGAACTTGCCTCAGCATATCCCGTAGCTGGGGCAATGTTTTCATGGTCTTGGAAAGCTGCGAGAGGCGGTATCGgtggtgaaagaggatgggCGTGGATAGTAAGCGGCTTTGTCATGGGGGGCCATGTTGGAAAT CTGTTGCTAGTGACGTGGGAAATTGCGAACATAGTGGTCGGAACCATTAGTTTGTCTCTGGATTACCAAAAGAGAAACTGGCACAACTGTCTGCTCTTTTTA GGGGTTCTTGTCATCGTTGGTTTGATTGGCTCTACTGGTTGGGGACAGTCGCATTGTTTTTGGCTTTGTTCAGGTGCTTTTGGGTTTTCCATGTGGCTTGTATTGTGTATAACACTCTTGGCGACAAACGCTACAAAACACGATCCTGGAGAGATGTTCAAGCAATTTTACAACACGACAGGCTGGAGCTCTAAACCTTACGTCTATATATTAGGCTGGCAATACACGTCGATTGCCAGTGGCGCAGATGCTTCTGCCCA TATGGCGGAGGAAACACAAAATCCTTCGAGAAATGTCCCAAACGCCATGACGACGTCGGTTATTGGT ACTTACGTTCTGGGCTATATC TCTATCGTCTTGCTGCTATTGTCCATATCCCCGGAAGACGCTGCTACTGTGAAATCTCAttcttttgctttt GGATATATCCTCACGAAGGCAATTTCAAAGCCAGGGGCAATAACAGTTTGTTGCTTGATGGTCATCGTTCTCATCTTGCAAGTCCTGGCCCAGTTACAGGCATCTTCGCGATTTGTATTCGCCCTGGCTCGGGAAAATGGCATGCCTTtctcatcaatcatcagAAAAACTAATTCTCATCGCCGGCCCGTATTCGCTGTTTGGCTCGTTGTGATTCTATGCTTGCCCTTTGCATGCCTTACCTTAGCCAGCGAGTCGACACTGTACTCAGTACTGGCTGTCACAGCATGTACTCTGAGTTATGTAGGGTACGCCATACCCATTTCACTCTACCTCGTATCAAGGATCAATTTGCAAACAGAGGGAAGGAGTTTGTGGTCTttgaggaagtggag CAAACCTGTAGCGATAGTTGGCTTGTTATACGCACTTGGGTTGGTTGTTACTCAGACATTCCCTGGATCTACGCCAGTTAAAGCAA GTACTATGTCCTGGTCGCCTGTAATTATTACCGGAACAGGTATCATGTGCTATGTGACTTGGAAATGCTACGGAGATCGACACTTTGCTGGCCCTATTAGGGCGATTACCAAATGGGAATCTGGGATGGAAATCGATCTGTCGACTACGCTTGCATCCTCTCGTTCCCGTCATTCTGGTTCTCCACATGCTCATGTGATGGACCAAGTGACGAATGATTCCCTCAAATTGGCTTTATCTCCTTACCCTCCGAGTGGTACCGAAGGCACTGGTGCCGACGTGATGGTGCAAAGTGCAGCAGGATCAGGGATGACCTCGGAAGGGGAGTGGACGAGCGCCAGTGAAAGCAATGACACTATAAGCGCATGGACAGAAAATAGGGACGAGAACAGAACCCGAGCAACCCGTTCTGTAGGTAATGGAGGGATTAGATAG
- a CDS encoding catalase A, putative has translation MSQMLNQAANMVTGDAKYRQMAEYTIDQDDKTPYTTYFGVKVSDTDNSLRAGARGPTLLEDFHNREKIQHFDHERIPERVVHARGAGAFGEFKLHTPLTGITTAKVLTDTSKVVPAYVRFSTVAGSRGSADTVRDVRGFATRLYTDEGNWDIVGNNIPVFFINAQTAHDNAWDFMSLHKPALHMQQWITSDRAIPRSYRMMQGFGVHTFRLINEEGKSTFVKYHWIPHLGTHSLVWDEALKIAGQDPDFHRRDLWDAIEAGTYAKWDLGVQLIKEEDEHKFDFDLLDATKLIPDELVPVQKIGTLTLNRNPVDYFSEVEQVAFCTQHIVPGMDFTDDPLLAGRNFSYPDTQVSRLGINWKHIPVNRPVCPFMTTMREGQMSMFSKNNRTPYHPNRNENLPLTSPKEGGFKSYPAKVSGIKERVQAPKFNDHSSQATLFWNSMSDVEKKHIIDAYKFELSHCTDNLVIQNVINCINEIDHGLATAVHSGFPHLSLPEAKPNHGKRTEYLSQITGKNQIFTAAGRKIGIFLVPGYVYSQVAPLLAAFKAAGCMVKFVGPTLGPVEASDGQSFTTEFTFEGCRSTYFDALIFAGGPDNAFLSKLKVGRLIHAAREAYMHLKAVGAVGNATQWLVDTCLPGEFSPKVKTESSVVQENGVVFAPINPTLHSAQFAKQFLDGVANHRVWDREVSHIAA, from the exons ATGTCTCAGATGTTAAACCAAG CCGCCAATATGGTTACAGGCGACGCCAAATATCGTCAGATGGCTGAATACACCATCGACCAAGACGATAAGACCCCTTACACTACGTATTTCGGGGTCAAGGTGTCAGACACGGACAATTCCCTTCGAGCCGGCGCGAGGGGACCCACTCTACTGGAAG ACTTCCATAACCGTGAAAAGATTCAGCATTTTGATCACGAACGCATTCCAGAGCGTGTAGTTCACGCCCGGGGGGCGGGCGCTTTCGGAGAATTCAAGCTTCACACCCCGCTGACTGGCATCACCACTGCGAAG GTTTTGACGGACACCAGTAAGGTCGTACCAGCCTATGTTCGGTTCAGCACTGTTGCTGGTTCTCGGGGAAGCGCTGACACAGTGCGTGATGTCCGTGGATTTGCCACAAGACTTTATACGGACGAAGGAAACTGGGATATCG TCGGCAATAACATACCAGTGTTCTTCATTAATG CCCAGACAGCTCACGACAATGCTTGGGACTTCATGTCTCTTCACAAGCCCGCTCTTCACATGCAGCAATGGATCACGTCTGATCGGGCGATTCCTCGATCGTACCGTATGATGCAAGGGTTTGGCGTTCATACTTTCCGACTCATCAATGAGGAAGGTAAAAGTACCTTCGTTAAATATCATTGGATACCTCACCTTGGTACTCACTCTCTTGTGTGGGATGAGGCCTTGAAGATTGCAGGGCAGGACCCTGATTTTCACCGAAGAGATCTTTGGGACGCAATCGAAGCTGGAACGTACGCCAAGTGGGATTTGGGTGTGCAGCTGAttaaagaagaagatgagcacAAATTTGATTTTGATCTCCTTGATGCCACCAAG CTTATCCCTGACGAGCTTGTGCCGGTTCAAAAAATCGGTACCCTCACACTCAACCGCAATCCTGTCGACTACTTTAGTGAAGTTGAGCAGGTTGCTTTCTGTACTCAGCACATCGTTCCCGGCATGGACTTTACCGATGATCCCCTTCTAGCTGGTCGAAACTTTTCCTATCCTGATACGCAGGTATCTCGCCTGGGCATCAATTGGAAACACATCCCTGTGAACAGGCCTGTTTGTCCCTTCATGACCACTATGCGAGAGGGTCAAATGAGCATGTTTAGTAAGAACAATAGAACGCCTTATCATCCAAACAGGAATGAAAATCTCCCTCTTACATCGCCTAAGGAGGGAGGTTTTAAAAGCTATCCTGCAAAGGTGTCTGGTATTAAAGAACGAGTTCAGGCCCCCAAATTCAAC GATCATTCCTCACAAGCCACTCTTTTCTGGAACTCTATGAGTGATGTAGAAAAGAAGCATATCATTGACGCGTATAAATTTGAACTTTCACACTGTACTGACAATTTGGTCATACAAAATGTCATCAACTGTATCAATGAAATCGACCATGGACTTGCTACCGCAGTCCATTCCGGCTTCCCTCATCTCAGTCTGCCTGAAGCCAAACCCAACCATGGTAAGAGGACAGAATATCTGTCTCAGATTACGGGTAAAAATCAAATCTTCACTGCTGCCGGGAGAAAAATTGGTATCTTCCTTGTGCCAGGGTACGTTTACTCGCAAGTCGCTCCCCTTCTTGCAGCTTTCAAAGCTGCTGGATGTATGGTAAAGTTT GTCGGTCCGACTCTCGGTCCTGTTGAAGCTTCTGATGGCCAGTCATTCACTACGGAGTTTACTTTCGAAGGTTGCCGATCCACATATTTCGACGCTCTTATCTTCGCTGGCGGCCCTGATAATGCCTTTTTATCCAAGCTCAAAGTTGGTCGCCTCATTCACGCAGCTCGAGAGGCCTACATGCATCTGAAGGCGGTTGGGGCAGTCGGCAATGCTACGCAATGGTTGGTTGACACATGTCTTCCTGGAGAATTTAGCCCCAAAGTCAAGACAGAATCCAGCGTGGTGCAGGAGAATGGTGTCGTGTTCGCACCAATCAACCCTACTCTCCACTCTGCACAATTTGCCAAACAATTTTTGGACGGTGTTGCCAATCATAGGGTTTGGGACAGAGAAGTCTCACACATCGCTGCATAG
- a CDS encoding mitochondrion protein, putative: MSLSLIRNTLHAPVILPTLTPRVSPAIARCISTFPLGRATSSSTHTARLIGPQIGVYHFHSYSHRQTPSIEEQVPVQLAYEVVEPPNPFSEAVGQSLVICHGLFGSKQNWRSLAKAFAVKLGMPVYTLDLRNHGQSPHASPHSYSAMAADIHHFLVSHKLTSGVNLLGHSMGGKAAMALALNSDLNSPLRSLISVDMSPAKGKISPEFASYINAMMDIERARVKTKQEADVILQKTEPVLAIRQFLLTNTRLSKSPSPHLTFRIPLSLLSAAIPQIGDFPYSPPPPVSSESPQWNGPVLLIKAEQSKYLNKRNIPVAGSFFPQMRLEVLDTGHWVHAEKPAESVELVRLFVQGVVQ, from the exons ATGAGTTTGTCCTTGATCAGAAACACTCTCCATGCGCCCGTCATTTTACCAACACTTACCCCGCGTGTCTCCCCAGCCATCGCTCGATGTATCTCTACATTTCCGTTGGGTCGTGcaacatcctcctcaacgCACACTGCCCGACTTATTGGTCCTCAAATAGGGGTGTATCATTTCCATTCCTACTCCCACCGCCAAACTCCAAGTATTGAGGAACAGGTCCCAGTTCAGCTTGCTTACGAGGTCGTTGAGCCTCCGAATCCTTTTTCTGAAGCTGTCGGGCAGAGTCTTGTCATCTGCCATGGTTTATT TGGATCGAAACAAAACTGGAGATCACTGGCAAAAGCCTTTGCTGTAAAGCTGGGTATGCCTGTATACACTCTG GATCTTCGCAATCATGGGCAGTCTCCGCATGCTTCACCGCACAGTTACTCAGCGATGGCTGCGGATATACATCATTTTCTTGTATCCCACAAGCTTACTTCCGGCGTTAATTTGCTCGGACATTCCATGGGCGGCAAAGCGGCTATGGCCCTAGCATTGAATAGTGATCTTAACAGCCCTTTACGGTCACTGATCAGTGTGGACATGTCCCCTGCTAAGGGGAAAATCTCTCCCGA GTTTGCTTCGTACATAAATGCAATGATGGACATTGAAAGGGCTCGAGTCAAAACAAAGCAGGAGGCCGATGTTATTCTACAAAAGACTGAGCCT GTTCTCGCTATTCGCCAGTTTCTCCTAACCAACACTCGCCTTTCGAAGAGCCCTTCTCCACACCTCACCTTTCGCATTCCTTTGTCTCTGCTCTCAGCTGCCATACCTCAAATTGGGGACTTCCCTTACTCTCCCCCACCTCCTGTCAGTTCCGAATCACCTCAATGGAACGGTCCGGTCCTTTTGATAAAAGCTGAACAGTCAAAATACTTGAACAAGCGTAATATTCCAGTGGCTGGCAGTTTTTTCCCTCAGATGAGATTAGAGGTGCTTGATACTGGACATTGGGTGCATGCGGAAAAGCCTGCAGAGAGCGTCGAACTTGTTAGATTATTTGTACAAGGGGTCGTTCAATAG
- a CDS encoding expressed protein gives MSHTPPNKKNASGIIIDSTTAERIVPESRRADGSVRKPIKIRPGFTPQEDIGLFRSARRAARDPSYAAANPQISLRSPKLGPPVSTKARQTLTTEPATKDRASIDKDKVDLDDDLSQAFGKINLGEESQEAVKNVDVETKLGCSATALAKEAISGRNRETPTTTTTVVNSTPSSPKRASNPAASSS, from the exons ATGTCTCACACTCCGCCCAACAAGAAAAACGCTTCCGGAATCATTATAGATTCCACTACTGCTGAACGAATAGTGCCCGAGTCGCGACGAGCCGATGGGAG TGTCCGGAAGCCCATAAAAATTCGGCCAGGCTTCACCCCTCAGGAAGACATCGGTCTTTTTCGTTCTGCTCGACGAGCGGCGCGTGATCCAAGTTATGCTGCAGCCAATCCGCAGATTTCTTTGCGATCACCAAAACTCGGTCCGCCGGTTTCAACGAAGGCGAGGCAGACTCTTACGACAGAACCAGCCACCAAAGACCGCGCCAGCATAGATAAGGATAAGGTTGACTTGGATGATGACCTTAGCCAAGCGTTTGGAAAGATTAACTTGGGGGAAGAGTCCCAAGAGGCGGTGAAAAATGTCGATGTTGAGACGAAGCTAGGTTGTAGTGCCACTGCTCTGGCAAAAGAAGCAATTTCGGGTCGAAACCGGGAAACCcctactactactacaaCTGTCGTCAACAGTACCCCCTCTAGCCCCAAAAGAGCTTCCAATCCGgctgcatcatcatcatag
- a CDS encoding GTPase, putative — MPVALTFCRCCRGLRYPHSVSSARPFSSSLVPFTDVSGSFRLPVRDWSRQTSGNGPKDEDRQGSKKGKGGMRRKKDDAERRITRIGESNKEYGVGSNVGGGHEAASKDAFTQGLSRWGLSTDERSKRKVGFGIKHPRPVYQPAELSDTQTDRSGRPHIQSSVASNMPLEEDGDDDAVPVKRSHGPKDRKGRSVSHSLLSRFRTDDQEPVIPFQKHHRRDRQNQVPQPVVPRKPKAPKPKIISSRQEKEVYIPRTISTGNLAKIFGVKLFPLQAKMMQLDMSEDQRRSDYLLNAEEACNIAIEYGYNPIVDDDASFDIYPDPDPVDGSEQPLRPPVITIMGHVDHGKTTLLDSLRHTSVAASEAGGITQHIGAFSVPLSSLLSQVDPSSAISTITFLDTPGHAAFTAMRARGASVTDIIVLVVAADDGVMPQTKEVIELAKSEGDKIGLVVAINKCDKPDVDVQKVKSALGAEGIFLEEDGGDIPSVRVSALKKTGLDALVETLSTLAEIRDLRARRDGKAEGYVLESRVDKGRGNVASVLITKGALRTGASIVAGHTWCRVRQMQDDKGKPLREALPGTPVFVTGWKDLPSAGDELLEAKSGEDEAKKAVGNRKRDEERKRLLDDVEQINAKRKDERQRLEAEAAAAADAVETGKDILVNVHNKKPEFKILNLLIKADVSGTVEAVVSSLEHIGNKEAGVKIIHTGVGEISESDVSLAEASGATIIGFNVTAPRAIQTIAKNTNVSLQLESVIYRLIDKVRSDVASLLPPTVEYSVKGEATVLQLFSINIKRKQTVTIAGCRVNNGVIDRTEGVRVLRGPERKVVYEGSIETLKHLKKDVQEVRKGMECGIALEGFVDIREGDEVVTFVKVEVPREL; from the exons ATGCCCGTGGCATTGACATTCTGTAGATGCTGCAGGGGGCTCCGATATCCACATTCTGTCTCTTCAGCCAGACCGTTCTCTAGTAGTCTGGTGCCATTCACTGATGTCTCCGGCAGCTTTAGACTTCCTGTACGAGATTGGTCCCGACAGACTTCTGGCAATGGGCCTAAAGATGAAGACCGCCAAGGAtcaaagaaagggaaagggggtatgaggagaaaaaaggacGATGCAGAGAGACGAATCA CACGTATCGGCGAATCAAACAAAGAATACGGAGTAGGAAGCAATGTTGGGGGAGGCCACGAGGCCGCTAGTAAAGACGCCTTTACGCAAGGTCTCTCTCGATGGGGGCTCTCTACAGATGAAAGAAGTAAAAGAAAAGTGGGCTTTGGTATCAAACATCCTCGTCCTGTATACCAACCTGCTGAGCTCTCTG ACACTCAAACAGATCGCTCAGGTCGCCCTCATATTCAATCAAGTGTCGCAAGTAATATGCCATTAGAAGAGGACGGGGATGACGATGCAGTGCCTGTAAAGCGCTCGCATGGCCCCAAGGACCGAAAAGGCCGGTCGGTCTCTCATTCACTGCTCTCTCGTTTTCGAACCGACGATCAGGAGCCTGTCATCCCATTCCAAAAGCACCATCGTCGCGACCGCCAAAATCAAGTTCCGCAACCAGTAGTGCCCCGTAAGCCCAAAGCACCAAAACCCAAAATTATCTCCTCGCgtcaagagaaagaggttTACATACCACGGACGATATCAACCGGTAATCTGGCAAAAATATTTGGTGTGAAGCTTTTTCCTCTACAAGCAAAGATGATGCAGCTAGACATGTCGGAAGACCAGAGGAGATCAGATTACCTCCTGAACGCAGAGGAAGCATGCAATATAGCGATTGAATATGGGTATAACCCTAtcgtggatgatgacgcCAGCTTTGACATCTACCCTGA TCCTGATCCAGTTGATGGGTCTGAGCAGCCCTTAAGGCCTCCTGT GATAACCATTATGGGTCATGTTGATCACGGCAAAACCACGCTTTTGGACTCTCTTCGTCATACATCTGTTGCTGCCTCTGAAGCTGGCGGTATCACACAACATATCGGTGCATTCTCTGTacccctttcttcccttctctcccaaGTCGACCCCTCTTCCGCTATATCTACTATCACTTTTCTTGACACTCCTGGTCATGCGGCATTCACTGCCATGAGAGCGCGGGGTGCGTCCGTCACTGACATCATCGTTCTCGTCGTGGCAGCAGATGACGGAGTCATGCCTCAAACAAAGGAGGTTATCGAACTTGCCAAGAGTGAAGGCGATAAAATAGGATTAGTTGTGGCTATCAATAAATGTGACAAGCCCGATGTGGATGTTCAGAAGGTAAAAAGTGCACTGGGAGCCGAGGGTATCTttctggaagaggatggtggtgatATTCCTAGCGTACGTGTCTCGGCCCTGAAGAAAACGGGTCTCGACGCATTAGTGGAAACCTTGTCGACGCTAGCAGAAATCAGGGATTTGAGAGCGAGGAGGGACGGGAAAGCAGAGGGCTATGTGCTTGAGTCAAGGGTAGATAAAGGCAGAGG GAACGTGGCTTCAGTGCTGATCACCAAAGGCGCATTGCGCACTGGAGCATCCATTGTTGCTGGCCACACATGGTGTCGCGTCCGTCAAATGCAAGATGACAAGGGAAAGCCATTACGCGAGGCTTTGCCTGGCACTCCCGTCTTCGTCACTGGTTGGAAAGACTTGCCTAGCGCTGGCGATGAGCTCCTTGAAGCAAAGTCTGGCGAAGACGAAGCGAAGAAAGCTGTCGGCAATCGAAAACGCGACGAAGAGAGGAAACGGCTCTTGGATGATGTTGAGCAAATCAATGCGAAACGCAAGGACGAGAGACAACGACTGGAAGCAGAAGCGGCGGCTGCGGCCGATGCTGTAGAGACAGGGAAAGACATCTTAGTCAATGTGCATAACAAGAAACCCGAATTCAAAATTTTGAACCTTTTGATCAAGGCGGATGTTAGCGGCACTGTAGAGGCTGTTGTCAGTTCTTTAGAACACATCGGGAACAAGGAAGCTGGAGTAAAAATTATTCATACAGGGGTTGGTGAAATATCGGAATCAGACGTTTCATTAGCCGAGGCTTCCGGGG CAACCATAATAGGATTCAACGTTACTGCGCCTCGGGCTATTCAAACTATTGCCAAGAATACCAACGTTTCTCTCCAATTGGAATCTGTCATTTACCGTTTGATTGACAAGGTCCGCTCAGATGTCGcatcacttcttcctcctactGTCGAATACTCTGTTAAGGGCGAAGCTACAGTTCTACAGCTTTTTTCAATAAATATCAAGCGGAAACAAACTGTCACGATTGCAGGATGTCGGGTGAACAACGGAGTAATCGACCGCACAGAAGGCGTTAGAGTTTTAAGAGGGCCGGAAAGAAAAGTGGTCTACGAAGGGTCTATCGAGACTCTGAAGCATCTGAAGAAAGATGTGCAAGAAGTCAGAAAAGGCATGGAATGCGGCATCGCTCTTGAAGGATTTGTGGATAtaagggaaggagatgaagttgTCACTTTTGTCAAGGTTGAAGTACCAAGGGAACTTTGA
- a CDS encoding endopeptidase, putative — protein sequence MKTSAILIAALSAAASVEAGIHRMKLEKQTPSSTSLTGTFPPSPELEAKWLASKYLGQEYTDQMPLGGFGGAGKKFKSGNKHTEHPEQNDEERYWAQMVDQSAHSQMIDVLKGGHGVPLSNYMNAQYFATMEIGTPFQTFKVILDTGSSNLWVPSVKCTSIACFLHSKYDSSQSSTYKANGSDFEIHYGSGSLEGFISQDTVSIGDLVVKKQDFAEATKEPGLAFAFGKFDGILGLGYDTISVNHIVPPFYNMLNQHLLDEPVFSFRLGSSDEDGGEAIFGGIDDSAYSGELQYVPVRRKGYWEVELESISFGDEELELENTGAAIDTGTSLIVMPTDVAELLNKEIGAEKSWNGQYTVDCSTVSSLPVLAFTFGGKDYKLTGDDYILNAGGTCISSFTGMDIPAPIGPLWIVGDVFLRKYYTVYDLGKNAVGFAKSK from the exons ATGAAGACATCGGCCATCCTTATCGCTGCTTTATCTGCCGCCGCCTCGGTCGAGGCCGGCATCCACAG AATGAAACTGGAGAAGCAGACTCCGTCCTCGACTTCTCTCACTGGtacctttcctccttctccagaGCTAGAGGCGAAATGGCTCGCATCCAAATACCTCGGCCAGGAGTACACGGACCAGATGCCTCTCGGGGGTTTCGGCGGTGCTGGCAAGAAATTCAAATCTGGAAATAAGCATACCGAGCATCCCGAAcagaatgatgaagagaggtATTGGGCTCAAATGGTCGACCAGTCGGCTCATAGTCAGATGATTGACGTGTTAAAGGGTGGGCACGGTGTTCCCTTGTCCA ACTACATGAACGCCCAGTACTTCGCCACCATGGAAATAGGTACACCCTTCCAGACCTTTAAAGTTATCCTTGACACTGGTTCGTCTAATCTTTGGGTGCCAAGTGTTAAATGCACCAGTATCGCCTGCTTC CTTCATAGCAAGTACGACAGTTCTCAGTCTTCGACATACAAGGCCAATGGCTCTGATTTCGAGATTCACTACGGCTCTGGCTCTCTTGAGGGCTTTATCTCTCAGGATACTGTTTCCATTGGCGACCTTGTCGTCAAGAAGCAGGATTTTGCTGAGGCTACTAAGGAGCCGGGGCTTGCTTTTGCCTTTGGCAAATTTGATGGTATCCTTGGTTTAGGGTACGACACTATTTCTGTTAACCACATTGTGCCCCCCTTCTACAATATGCTTAACCAGCATCTTCTGGACGAGCctgtcttttccttccgCCTTGGCTCCTCTGATGAGGACGGTGGTGAAGCTATCTTCGGCGGTATTGACGATTCTGCCTATTCTGGCGAGTTACAATACGTGCCTGTGAGACGAAAGGGGTACTGGGAAGTTGAACTTGAAAGCATTAGCTTTGGTGACGAGGAACTTGAGCTGGAGAACACTGGTGCTGCCATCGATACTGGAACTTCTCTAATTGTGATGCCGACCGATGTCGCTGAATTGCTCAACAAGGA GATCGGTGCCGAGAAATCTTGGAATGGGCAATACACTGTTGACTGCAGTACCGTTTCTTCGCTCCCTGTGCTCGCCTTCACTTTCGGGGGTAAGGACTATAAGCTCACTGGCGACGACTACATCCTCAATGCCGGCGGTACCTgtatctcttctttcactgGAATGGATATCCCCGCTCCTATTGGCCCTCTTTGGATTGTTGGTGAT GTGTTCCTGCGCAAGTATTACACTGTATATGATCTTGGTAAGAACGCCGTGGGCTTTGCCAAGTCAAAGTAG
- a CDS encoding vacuole fusion, non-autophagic-related protein, putative, with product MSTQPLLQRTAKKRIALPVRVEPKVFFANERTFLSWLHFAVVLGGLAVGLLNFGDKVGKISAAMYTIIAMGVMLYALVIYQMRARAIRLRTGAPYDDRLGPTILCVALLAAIVTNFILKAVYE from the exons ATGTCTACACAACCACTTCTCCAAAGAACGGCCAAAAAA AGGATTGCCCTCCCCGTCAGAGTAGAGCCCAAGGTATTCTTCGCCAATGA ACGTACATTTCTGTCATGGCTTCATTTTGCCGTCGTCCTTGGTGGTCTGGCGGTCGGCCTCTTAAATTTTGGCGATAAG GTGGGCAAGATATCCGCCGCAATGTATACCATCATCGCAATGGGCGTCATGCTCTACGCGCTGGTCATCTATCAAATGCGTGCAAGGGCTATAAGACTAAGGACTGGGGCTCCTTATGATGACCGCTTGGGTCCC ACCATTCTATGTGTCGCTCTTCTCGCTGCAATAGTGACCaacttcatcctcaaagctGTTTACGAATAA
- a CDS encoding actin monomer binding protein, putative — MSWQAYVDDHLVATGKVKKAAILGKQGGVWAASAGYNLSQQEQNAVTQTYFQQPDSVRANGITLNGFKFMCIQATPEEVIGRKGERGVFVIPTNQAILVAEYDAPTSAGEANVVVAKLADWLKSASY; from the exons ATGTCCTGGCAAG CGTACGTTGACGACCATCTCGTGGCCACCGGAAAAGTCAAGAAAGCCGCCATCCTGGGTAAACAGGGTGGTGTTTGGGCCGCAAGCGCTGGCTATAAC CTCTCCCAGCAAGAACAGAACGCCGTCACCCAGACATATTTTCAGCAACCCGACAGTGTCCGAG CCAACGGCATCACCCTTAACGGGTTTAAGTTTATGTGTATTCAGGCAACTCCTGAGGAAGTTATCGGTCGTAAAGGT GAACGAGGGGTTTTCGTGATCCCTACCAATCAGGCTATCCTTGTCGCTGAG TACGACGCTCCGACCTCCGCGGGCGAGGCCAATGTCGTGGTTGCCAAACTTGCCGACTGGCTCAAGAGCGCGAGCTACTAA